One genomic window of Luteitalea pratensis includes the following:
- a CDS encoding TonB-dependent receptor, which produces MRCMQIRRCARVGAIAAFACLCAVPPVLGQTTRARLTGTVTDPNGAVVPGAVLTATNVATNISSGTTSDQEGTYTFTALPPGEYTVAVELAGFKRNIVTGVILQIAETSRLDIPLEVGAVTEQISVVSQAPLVRSTSSEQGQVIDYKQIQSLPLNGRLFQQLITLTPGAVQAGFADFAENPAGAGARSAVHHSVNGLPWSGNNYLLDGIANNEPLNAFVNITPPLEALQEFKVQTNNPTAEFGVFGGAVVNLSIRSGTNQFSGSLFEYYRDESLNARNFFAATKAPFNSHQFGGTFGGPLLRNKAFFFGDYQRLRQDQGRTVVTTVPTAAMRRGDLTEFGTPIFDPLTRQPFAGNVIPADRIDPVTRQVADIWPLPNRPGLADNYIENNVVEQEQDAFDVRGDLNMERWGSVFGRYSRADRDFVEPPTANIFMAGGNRSESGNYNLVLGHTVTFSSRRLNELRFGINKYDLAQFGSDFGIPKNNELGIPNGNIEGHPYTFGIADFNVAGFLRTASPGFTNSVRIGTTLQLSDNFTWMFDKHSVKFGGDVRFIQSTLTNPQTQPRGLFTFDRNYTSNLGAANTGQPWASFLLGLPSRVQRDFVDTYPEVLINFVGFFVQDDFRVTHDLTLNLGLRWDLLTTPVEKNNRQTNFSLEDGLIHSASEDDRGPLTTNFFAGWAPRLGLAWSPDEGRTAIRAAYGISYYRDNFGANGGTLERNHPLFQQIDLQTPNQFTPFTTVSAGLPGFTAVPLTPTIAPPPGFAVFFFPAGDKPNMAHMFNVGVQRQLPWSSVLDVSYVGTRGANIFVSRNINVPLPGPGALDPRRPYYALAPNIPVINQRSGDAESWYDSLQVKVDKRFSRGFQALLSYTLSKTEDTAFILHPSFETRAPSTGKAIDIPHNFVLSWAYELPFGPGRKFLSDASGVVQRLVEGWSINGITMYQSGQPLNIRLASSQLNTGTDNWANVTCDEVGMPEAVGQWFDTSCFATPANFEFGNYEIGQVRGPKFINTDFSLFKRTALGGTRSFELRMEVFNLFNKAHFSNPNDRLGNTNFGRISSTRFPSREIQLGARFLF; this is translated from the coding sequence ATGCGATGCATGCAGATCAGGCGCTGCGCGCGCGTTGGCGCGATCGCGGCGTTCGCGTGCCTGTGCGCGGTGCCGCCCGTGCTCGGTCAGACGACTCGCGCCAGGTTGACCGGTACGGTGACCGACCCGAACGGCGCCGTCGTGCCAGGGGCCGTGCTCACCGCGACCAACGTCGCGACCAACATCAGCAGCGGCACCACCAGCGACCAGGAAGGCACGTACACGTTCACCGCCCTGCCGCCTGGCGAGTACACGGTCGCCGTGGAACTGGCCGGCTTCAAGCGGAACATCGTCACGGGCGTCATCCTGCAGATTGCCGAAACGTCGCGGCTGGACATTCCACTCGAAGTCGGTGCCGTGACCGAGCAGATCAGCGTCGTCAGCCAGGCGCCACTGGTCCGGAGCACGTCGAGCGAGCAGGGCCAGGTGATCGACTACAAGCAGATTCAGTCGCTCCCGCTCAATGGCCGCCTCTTTCAGCAGCTCATCACGCTGACCCCGGGCGCGGTCCAGGCGGGCTTTGCCGACTTTGCCGAGAATCCCGCCGGCGCCGGCGCGCGCAGCGCCGTCCATCACAGCGTGAACGGCCTGCCGTGGTCGGGCAACAACTACCTGCTCGACGGCATTGCCAACAACGAGCCGCTCAACGCCTTCGTGAACATCACGCCGCCACTCGAGGCGCTGCAGGAATTCAAGGTCCAGACCAACAACCCGACCGCGGAGTTCGGCGTGTTCGGCGGTGCGGTCGTCAACCTGAGCATCCGCTCGGGCACCAACCAGTTCAGCGGGTCGCTGTTCGAGTACTACCGCGACGAGTCGCTCAACGCGCGGAACTTCTTCGCGGCGACCAAGGCACCGTTCAACTCGCATCAGTTCGGCGGCACGTTCGGCGGGCCGCTGCTGCGCAACAAGGCGTTCTTCTTCGGCGACTACCAACGCCTGCGCCAGGACCAGGGCCGTACCGTGGTGACCACGGTCCCGACCGCCGCGATGAGGCGCGGCGATCTCACGGAGTTCGGCACGCCGATCTTCGACCCGCTGACGAGGCAGCCCTTCGCCGGCAACGTCATCCCGGCCGATCGCATCGATCCCGTGACGCGGCAGGTGGCCGACATCTGGCCGTTGCCGAACCGGCCGGGCCTGGCCGACAACTACATCGAGAACAACGTCGTCGAGCAGGAGCAGGACGCGTTCGACGTCAGGGGCGATCTGAACATGGAGCGATGGGGCTCGGTGTTCGGCCGCTATTCCAGGGCCGATCGCGACTTCGTCGAGCCGCCCACCGCCAACATCTTCATGGCTGGAGGGAACAGGTCCGAGTCGGGCAACTACAACCTCGTCCTCGGGCACACCGTCACGTTCTCGTCGCGGCGGCTCAACGAACTGCGGTTCGGCATCAACAAGTACGACCTCGCCCAGTTCGGCTCTGACTTCGGGATCCCGAAGAACAACGAGCTGGGCATCCCCAACGGCAACATCGAAGGTCACCCGTACACGTTCGGCATTGCCGACTTCAACGTCGCGGGTTTCCTGCGCACCGCCTCTCCCGGCTTCACCAACTCGGTGCGCATCGGTACGACGCTGCAACTCTCGGACAACTTCACGTGGATGTTCGACAAGCATTCGGTGAAGTTCGGCGGCGACGTGCGCTTCATCCAGTCGACATTGACGAACCCGCAAACGCAGCCGCGTGGGCTCTTCACCTTCGATCGCAACTACACCAGCAACCTTGGCGCAGCGAACACCGGTCAACCATGGGCGAGCTTCCTGCTCGGCCTTCCCAGCCGCGTGCAGCGTGACTTCGTCGACACCTACCCCGAGGTGTTGATCAATTTCGTCGGCTTCTTCGTGCAGGACGACTTCCGTGTCACGCACGATCTGACGCTCAATCTCGGCCTGCGCTGGGACCTGCTGACGACTCCCGTCGAGAAGAACAACCGGCAGACCAACTTCAGCCTGGAGGACGGGCTGATCCACTCGGCCTCCGAGGACGACCGCGGGCCGCTGACGACGAACTTCTTCGCGGGTTGGGCGCCTCGTCTCGGTCTCGCGTGGTCGCCGGACGAAGGTCGGACGGCCATTCGGGCTGCCTACGGCATCAGCTACTACCGGGACAACTTCGGCGCCAACGGCGGGACGCTCGAACGCAATCACCCTCTGTTCCAGCAGATCGACCTGCAGACGCCCAACCAGTTCACGCCGTTCACGACGGTCAGCGCCGGCCTGCCGGGATTCACGGCGGTGCCGCTCACGCCGACGATCGCGCCACCACCGGGATTCGCCGTGTTCTTCTTCCCGGCGGGCGACAAGCCGAACATGGCGCACATGTTCAACGTCGGGGTGCAGCGCCAGCTGCCGTGGTCGTCGGTGCTCGACGTGTCGTACGTGGGCACACGCGGCGCGAACATCTTCGTCAGCCGCAACATCAACGTGCCCCTGCCGGGCCCTGGAGCTCTCGACCCGCGCCGGCCGTACTACGCCCTGGCCCCGAACATCCCGGTCATCAATCAGCGATCGGGCGATGCGGAGTCCTGGTACGACTCCCTCCAGGTGAAGGTCGACAAGCGCTTCTCACGCGGGTTCCAGGCGCTGCTCTCCTACACGCTCTCGAAGACCGAGGACACCGCGTTCATCCTGCATCCCTCGTTCGAGACGAGGGCGCCGTCGACGGGGAAGGCCATCGATATTCCCCACAACTTCGTCCTCAGCTGGGCGTATGAACTGCCATTCGGACCCGGTCGGAAGTTCTTGTCCGACGCGTCAGGCGTGGTGCAGAGGCTGGTCGAGGGATGGTCGATCAATGGCATCACGATGTATCAGAGCGGCCAGCCCCTCAACATCAGGCTGGCGTCGTCGCAGCTCAATACCGGCACCGACAACTGGGCCAACGTGACGTGCGACGAGGTCGGCATGCCCGAGGCGGTGGGTCAGTGGTTCGACACGAGTTGCTTCGCGACGCCGGCCAACTTCGAGTTCGGCAACTACGAGATCGGCCAGGTGCGCGGGCCCAAATTCATCAACACCGATTTCTCGCTGTTCAAGCGGACTGCTCTCGGCGGCACGCGCTCCTTCGAGTTGCGGATGGAGGTGTTCAACCTGTTCAACAAGGCCCACTTCTCGAATCCCAACGATCGGCTCGGCAACACCAACTTCGGTCGCATCAGCAGTACGAGGTTCCCGTCGCGCGAGATCCAGCTGGGCGCGCGGTTCCTGTTCTGA
- a CDS encoding endonuclease/exonuclease/phosphatase family protein: MIRHPNARARGGYAALACAVLSVAVMTSGQATTAALPQQAQGPADVRAPQRTDAGPAAPGAGVRVFSWNLSSDAFVKDPAAFRAVVRQSRADILLLDEVSPSTNAQQIRTALAGLAPDGPDQWHIDFGASGGRQRGVIVSRLPLERLAEFSDIVPYPADDRRRLADLMVAAGPVEPAFSMDGGIPMNGVVVLAGQRRLLVVTTDMQCCGNDPGSWQEDRRRVEAGEIRRRIRQVLERTRVDGLIVGGDFNLVSTPLPLVIVSGPYRLPHAGLLVAELRHLDGADTWTWDGRGTPFPSRPMDFVLYSPHTLALRQGYVLDTADLPQSELEQLGIQPESAGRLSAHRPLVAEFVWH; the protein is encoded by the coding sequence GTGATCCGGCACCCGAACGCCAGAGCACGCGGCGGGTATGCCGCACTCGCGTGCGCCGTGCTGTCGGTCGCGGTGATGACCTCCGGACAGGCCACCACCGCGGCATTGCCTCAGCAAGCACAGGGTCCCGCCGATGTGCGCGCGCCACAGCGGACTGACGCCGGTCCTGCGGCACCAGGCGCAGGCGTTCGCGTGTTCTCGTGGAACCTCTCGAGTGATGCGTTCGTGAAGGACCCGGCGGCGTTCCGGGCGGTCGTTCGTCAGTCACGGGCCGATATCCTGCTGCTCGACGAAGTGTCTCCATCCACAAACGCGCAGCAGATCCGCACCGCCCTGGCCGGGCTGGCGCCCGATGGACCGGATCAGTGGCACATCGACTTCGGCGCGAGCGGGGGACGGCAGCGCGGCGTGATTGTCAGCCGCCTGCCGCTGGAGCGCCTCGCGGAGTTCTCCGATATCGTGCCGTACCCCGCCGACGATCGTCGCCGGCTCGCCGATCTCATGGTCGCCGCCGGACCCGTCGAGCCGGCCTTCAGCATGGACGGCGGGATCCCGATGAACGGCGTGGTCGTACTCGCGGGACAACGCCGCCTCCTGGTGGTCACCACGGACATGCAGTGCTGCGGCAACGACCCGGGAAGCTGGCAGGAGGACCGGCGTCGCGTCGAGGCAGGCGAGATCCGTCGGCGTATCAGGCAGGTCCTGGAGCGAACCCGCGTCGACGGCCTGATCGTCGGCGGGGACTTCAACCTGGTGAGCACGCCACTTCCGCTGGTGATCGTGTCCGGTCCGTATCGGCTGCCGCACGCCGGACTGCTCGTGGCCGAACTCCGACACCTCGACGGCGCGGACACGTGGACTTGGGACGGTCGCGGCACGCCGTTTCCGTCCCGGCCCATGGACTTCGTGCTCTACAGTCCGCACACGCTCGCGCTTCGCCAGGGCTACGTCCTCGACACGGCGGACCTGCCACAGTCGGAGCTCGAGCAACTGGGCATTCAGCCCGAGTCCGCGGGTCGACTGTCGGCGCACCGGCCGCTGGTGGCCGAGTTCGTCTGGCACTGA
- a CDS encoding YybH family protein, which translates to MLSDEDRLAIAAVHREWVDAELKGDMSAVLQLCTAEPVWLPPDHGPLCGRAAIVRWLAAQPHEGVVRIDIDRLAIDGLDSFAWKVATFRTTLDRPAATGPSVFAGAHGWLLQRDDAGTWRVAVVTWTTARPDHRRER; encoded by the coding sequence GTGCTTTCTGATGAAGACCGCCTCGCAATCGCGGCCGTCCACCGCGAATGGGTGGATGCCGAGTTGAAGGGCGACATGTCGGCCGTCCTGCAATTGTGCACGGCTGAACCCGTGTGGCTGCCACCAGACCACGGACCTCTCTGCGGCCGGGCCGCGATTGTGCGTTGGCTCGCGGCGCAGCCTCACGAGGGAGTGGTGCGCATCGACATCGATCGTCTCGCAATCGACGGACTCGACTCGTTCGCCTGGAAAGTGGCAACCTTCCGGACAACCCTGGACCGTCCAGCCGCGACGGGTCCTTCAGTCTTTGCCGGCGCTCACGGATGGTTGTTGCAGCGTGACGACGCGGGCACGTGGCGAGTCGCCGTGGTGACATGGACCACGGCGCGGCCTGATCATCGGAGAGAACGGTGA
- a CDS encoding cache domain-containing protein: MRTHFPRINSTVLSVFLLVSLPVLAAGVLLVLLVAQATLRDTYGRHLSDIAQQTANGVDAYVYRKVLDVSMIGRTQDIREAVRAAPAPDTTRLAANPASRYLADLVAHDSVYREIIVTNRKGQIVAASRAVTPRDESGEDWWKATVDDGAVGRVFVTQLRWDAKEGISVMHVSAPVPEATGDQLMGVVRVAFDARELLAPVAGVQLGASGMATLVREGGTVVFSRESSDPSARFFATKELTDELSKQSVVEGVRQAGMHFSAVDDKGTSYVVGVAGSQLARTFPNLSWFVAVSQAESELMGPVRSIGWRLLLVFVVTALLVLALALYFSMRLHAPAIDVDMDLVEHRPVSRMPDTGDDENADDMPAARPVR; this comes from the coding sequence ATGCGTACCCATTTTCCCCGGATCAACTCGACCGTCCTGTCGGTCTTTCTGCTCGTCAGCCTGCCGGTCCTGGCTGCTGGCGTGCTGTTGGTCCTCCTCGTCGCCCAAGCGACACTCCGCGATACCTACGGCCGGCACCTGTCGGACATCGCACAGCAGACGGCAAACGGTGTCGACGCCTACGTCTACCGCAAGGTCCTCGACGTGTCGATGATCGGCCGCACACAGGACATCCGGGAAGCCGTGCGAGCGGCCCCGGCGCCCGACACGACCCGGCTCGCCGCCAACCCCGCTTCCCGCTATCTCGCCGACCTCGTGGCGCACGACTCGGTCTACCGCGAGATCATCGTCACGAACAGGAAAGGGCAGATCGTCGCGGCGTCGCGCGCCGTGACGCCGCGCGACGAGTCCGGTGAGGACTGGTGGAAGGCGACCGTTGACGACGGTGCCGTCGGGCGCGTCTTCGTGACCCAGTTGCGCTGGGATGCGAAGGAGGGCATCTCGGTGATGCACGTCTCGGCACCCGTGCCCGAGGCGACCGGCGACCAGTTGATGGGTGTCGTGCGGGTCGCGTTCGACGCACGCGAGTTGCTGGCACCCGTGGCCGGCGTGCAGTTGGGCGCCTCGGGCATGGCGACTCTGGTACGTGAGGGCGGGACGGTGGTGTTCAGCCGTGAGTCGAGCGACCCGTCGGCGCGGTTCTTTGCCACGAAAGAACTGACTGACGAGTTGTCGAAGCAGTCGGTCGTCGAGGGTGTGCGGCAGGCGGGGATGCACTTCAGCGCCGTCGACGACAAAGGGACTTCGTACGTCGTGGGCGTTGCAGGGAGCCAGCTGGCCCGGACGTTCCCGAACCTGTCCTGGTTCGTGGCTGTGTCGCAGGCCGAGTCCGAGTTGATGGGGCCCGTCCGGTCCATCGGTTGGCGCCTGCTGCTGGTGTTTGTCGTCACGGCGCTGCTCGTGCTGGCGCTCGCGCTGTATTTCTCGATGCGCCTCCATGCACCGGCAATCGACGTCGACATGGATCTCGTCGAGCATCGGCCGGTGTCGCGCATGCCGGACACGGGCGACGACGAGAACGCCGACGACATGCCGGCCGCCCGACCAGTCCGCTAG
- a CDS encoding class I SAM-dependent methyltransferase → MLETLKRELERFGVENDATTDERPRRMLNITRDTGEFLSVLVRATFATRILEIGTSNGYSTLWLAEAARAIGGAVTTIESADDKVRLALATFARSGLAPFITLIHDDAGRYMLRGDAGAYDVIFLDSERSEYAGWWPQLRGLLRPGGLLVVDNASSHADQMASLVALVNADAAFTSCLVSVGKGEFLAVKSPT, encoded by the coding sequence CTGCTCGAGACCCTGAAGCGCGAGCTCGAGCGCTTCGGCGTAGAGAACGACGCGACCACCGACGAGCGGCCACGGCGCATGCTGAACATCACGCGAGACACTGGCGAGTTCCTGTCGGTTCTCGTCCGCGCCACGTTCGCCACGCGGATCCTGGAGATTGGCACGTCCAACGGCTACTCGACACTCTGGCTTGCCGAGGCGGCACGCGCGATTGGCGGTGCGGTCACGACAATCGAGTCTGCCGACGACAAAGTCCGGCTCGCCCTCGCCACCTTCGCGCGCTCCGGACTTGCGCCCTTCATCACGCTGATTCACGACGATGCCGGGCGCTACATGCTGCGCGGTGACGCCGGCGCTTACGACGTGATCTTTCTCGATAGCGAGCGCTCGGAGTACGCCGGCTGGTGGCCGCAGTTGCGCGGCCTCCTGCGACCAGGGGGCCTGTTGGTCGTGGACAATGCGTCGTCACACGCCGATCAGATGGCTTCGTTGGTCGCACTCGTGAACGCTGATGCGGCGTTCACGAGCTGCCTGGTCTCGGTGGGCAAGGGCGAGTTCCTGGCGGTGAAGTCTCCGACGTAA
- a CDS encoding SMP-30/gluconolactonase/LRE family protein gives MRSSARRLHLGLVALTGIILVASALTSARAFPDFIPLPADFGPEGIGVGNGTTFYTGSLAANTRGQILVGDLRTGDVATLVTPDGVPATGMKHDPRSNLLFVARSTTGMGTVFNAESGDIVASYQFHTAPTFINDVVITRDAAYFTDTQAAFLYRVALGPAGEPALDATPIPLPSTFRTNGIAATPNGEQLFVVNGPTAQLFRIDTATHTPELVDLSGDTLPNADGLLLAGKTLYVVQNTRNRIAVVNLSADYASGAIAGFLTEPFTSNPLTKVPTTIAKFGDALYAVTAGFAAPSPDFVVRVTK, from the coding sequence ATGCGCTCGTCGGCTCGGCGTCTCCATCTCGGCCTTGTTGCGTTGACAGGCATCATCCTCGTCGCGTCAGCCCTGACTTCCGCTCGTGCGTTCCCTGACTTCATCCCCCTGCCGGCCGATTTCGGTCCCGAAGGGATCGGCGTTGGCAACGGCACGACCTTCTACACCGGGTCGCTCGCGGCCAACACGCGTGGGCAGATCCTGGTGGGCGACCTGCGCACGGGCGACGTCGCGACGCTCGTGACGCCAGATGGGGTGCCTGCTACCGGGATGAAGCACGATCCGAGGAGCAACCTGCTGTTTGTCGCACGCTCCACGACTGGCATGGGCACCGTCTTCAATGCAGAGTCTGGCGACATCGTCGCGTCCTACCAGTTCCACACGGCGCCGACCTTCATCAACGACGTCGTGATCACACGCGACGCTGCGTATTTCACCGATACCCAGGCCGCATTCCTCTACCGCGTGGCGCTCGGACCCGCCGGCGAGCCGGCACTGGACGCGACGCCGATCCCGCTGCCGTCCACGTTCAGGACCAACGGCATCGCCGCCACGCCGAATGGCGAGCAACTCTTCGTGGTCAATGGCCCCACCGCGCAGCTCTTCCGCATCGATACGGCCACGCACACGCCGGAGCTCGTCGATCTCAGTGGAGACACACTGCCCAACGCTGATGGACTCTTGCTCGCAGGCAAGACGTTGTATGTGGTGCAGAACACCCGCAACAGGATCGCCGTCGTGAACCTGTCTGCCGATTACGCGTCCGGGGCGATTGCCGGCTTCCTCACGGAACCCTTCACGTCGAATCCGTTGACGAAGGTACCGACGACGATCGCGAAGTTCGGCGACGCCTTGTACGCCGTCACGGCGGGCTTTGCGGCGCCGTCGCCCGACTTCGTCGTCCGCGTCACGAAATAG
- a CDS encoding DUF1622 domain-containing protein — protein MEEVVLQFARVASLVVELAAIVVVSFGALEAFVMLLRPAFRPAIRHGARKVIWRRSAMWMLLGLEFKLAADIITTVMSPTLQDIDGLAAIAAIRTFLNYFLERDLEHSESAEAAGATN, from the coding sequence ATGGAAGAGGTCGTCCTGCAGTTCGCGCGCGTAGCGAGCCTTGTTGTCGAGCTTGCAGCCATCGTGGTCGTCTCCTTTGGCGCCCTCGAGGCGTTCGTGATGCTGCTCAGGCCGGCGTTCCGGCCAGCGATTAGGCACGGCGCGCGCAAGGTCATCTGGCGTCGCTCCGCCATGTGGATGCTGCTCGGGCTCGAATTCAAGCTGGCGGCCGACATCATCACGACCGTGATGTCGCCGACATTGCAGGATATCGACGGGTTGGCGGCGATTGCGGCCATCCGGACGTTCCTCAACTACTTCCTCGAGCGGGACCTCGAGCACAGCGAATCCGCGGAGGCCGCAGGAGCGACGAACTGA